TTCTTCAGACTTTGGAGTCATTAGAATTTGTTCATAGCCATCACCCCTCTAGCATGTATAGTTTGATAAATTAAGACCTGGGAATAGGTACTAGGACCTAAGGGAATATTGGGGGAGTATTCATAATTTTTTAGATGAGTGATTGTGGATTTATGTTTGTGAATTTGCCTACCTGATATTTTAGCTAGCCCCCAAATCAATAGTTTATAATATACTTTTCAAGTATTTTGTGGATCTGGATGCGCATAGCTTGGTGCAAATTTATTTAAGTCACCTGACATGCAGATATCAAATGAGGTCAAATAAAGTGGCTGTGTTTGTTGGCATTACATCATTATAATGAAGTGCTTGAGATAATGAACTTAGAAaagggctttatttatttaattatttactggCCTCTCTGGTTGTGGAGGTTCTGGTTGATTGGCCTCATTATTTTAGGCATGCGATGAGGCAGCACATGACACATAGCACAGCAGAACTACTCGCCTTATGGTTAGAAAGAGAGAGATCACAGCTCACAGTAcacttcaagggcatgccctGGTTGACATCAGGACCTTTCAGTAGGTCTTACCTCCTAAAGATTCCATTACTGCCTAATAGGGCCACCCTGGAAACCAGGCTTTTAAACACAgggcctttgggggatattcaaGATGCAAACTTTGTCAGTGACTCTCTGCCTTCTTGTTTTAGCTCTCATACTATATACAAGTATTCTTTGCATAGTCTGTTCAGTGTCGTATACATAGTCTGTTCAGTGTcgtatttttcacatttttgagtttttgttgGTCATTTTGCTGTTTAGAATCGCCGCCTAGTGTTGAAGTGTTACCTTGTATTCATTTCTGCCATTAATTCATCTTtaattatgagagaaaacaaaactgcaTATAGTAATCTGTGTTTCCATGCCTTTCTGACACTCtgtaaaagaactttaaaaaaaaaagggaatatttATTGGTTCATCATATGTTTTTTGAGTATCTAATATATGTGCATGACCTTGATTTAGAGACTTGGTGTACTTCAGGTGAGCAATGTATGTGATTTAAATCACtggatttttcataaaatttttggTAAGTTGTGTAATTAAGAGagtttaaaaatgtacattgtatgtttacatttttctctgggggaaaaaatttaaaacctatttTGAGCCATACCTCCTCTCTGTTTTGTTGAGTGTATTTGTTAGTGCTTccaaattttacaaatgaaattctGAGAGTTAGAATTGTGACTGGTGGTTTCTGAGCTCCTTCTTTATGGAAAATGCAAAAATGCTTAGGTAAGATATATATATTAGCTATTCATACTCATAATGGAGGAAAGCTATGTACAAGGTATCAATACTACTTCCTGATTTTTACTTGCAGGctactcccacccccaccccctaccccagggctggggactgaactcagggccttgcatgtgctaggcaagtgctctgccactgagctaaatccccaactcTGCAAGCTACTTTGAGTGAAGTATTTGAAAACTGTTCTTAGGTAGCTTGTTACCTTACCTTGCTTATATAATGATTCATTTGCAGCATTTATTCATATGATGCTTTTCAGTGGAATTCTTTTTGATCTATGGTCTGTTTGAATATGAATCAAAATAGTTTTACTCTCTTGGTAAAGTCTTTTGAATATCTGtcaagaaaatatcaataaaattacataaattgtATTAAGGTATCAGTTCTTTTGTTTGGTATAAGTCCACCATTTTATTTGGACAACTAATAATGTTTataatgaaaagtatttttaagataatttgataaattttaagtaaattcttAATTCTTTCAAAGAAAGTTAGAGTATAAGCTCCGTCAAATCTTTCAAAGAAAGTTAGAATTTAAGCTCTGTCAAATTTTTTATCCCTTTATTTATGTCTTAGAATTTCTTATCCCATGTAAATATATTCCATATTAGATAAGTGAATtgtgttataatttatttttatacatccAAATTCAAATTTAAGCTTAACACCAACAGTATTGAATAATTATGCTTCTAGATAAGGATCTTGTTTACACTCCCTCTTTTCCAACATAGAATGACCAAACTAATGGAACTAGCAAATTTTCAGCCCAAAAGACCAAAGATGGTAAAGCAGCGCCATGTGAGAAAAAAGCGAAAAATAAAGGATATGTTGAATACACCCTCATCTTCTTCACACAGGTAGTTTTATATAGAACTATAAAAGTGAATGCTGTCCATATGTACTTTGTTTACTTGCTTAACTCACAGTGTTCCTCAATGTAGGTTTTGTTTAATACACATTTACTTGGTTCACCATTGGCTTCCTGTTTACCACATTCACAACTATTCATAATTTTCTCACAATTTACCATTGTTTAATAATACTGAGTAGCCCTGGTCTCAGAATTTTCCACCTTTCATTTTATAACATCAcgttctctttttgtcttttctatttagTATCTCaatattaattgaaattttaacttcatttaGTTTTTCTATTAGATATATTTGTCTTGTAATTAACTTTATAAATTAAGAggggagttttaaaatttttttttatttttaaaggaatatatttttaatcacttATTTCAATTCAAGTAgaaataatatgatatataatttgaTGCCCACCTGACTTGACACTGATATTCCATACTTTTAATCTCTATAGCAGTACTGAACAACAGAAACAAGATGAGCCACATTAAACTTTCCAGTAGCCACattaaaacagtaaaaagaagCAGATGAAATTAATGTTGATAATATAACTATGTAACATGTATacccaaaatattatttaagccTAACTATTTGTTTTTCATAAAGAATCAGCAGCCACTTATAGCTGTTATTTACTTTGTTAACACAGTGCTGCTGCATACTGTATAAAATATAGTgcattaaaaatttatacattagtataaatttaacttttttgagtATATTAGTAAATACCATGGTATATAAAATCAGTAGTCAAGTAATTCAAGTACTGCCCTTCATTTACCTGGTAACTTTATGCAAATTATTAGCATCTTTtaacctcagtctcctcatctgtaaagtagaaATTTAGTAATACATTAGTGCATATCTTAGAGTTTACTGAAGTATTTAAAACACTTTATGCAGTGCTTATAAGTGTATTGAATGTTTTATCAAACTGTTACTTTTAAATTGAGAGTGAGATAATATTCTCAGGATTTGCAATTACAAATTCATGCTgtggttatttttaaatagcaatgTACATCCTGTGCTGTTACCTTCGGATGTATTTGACCAACCACAACCTGTAGGTAATAAAAGAATTGAATTCCACATATCCACGGACCTGCCAGCTGCATTGAAGAAAGATTTAGAGAAAGAACAgaattgtgaagaaaaaaattctggtaAGAATATTTGAGTTCTTTCACGTGATAAAGTCAGTCTTATTGCACTAGAATTAAgtttcatatataatatttgtctgttttcatatttgtcagttttatttaaaatatgtgattagGCTTCCTTAATATCATGAAATAATATACTTTTTCAactgttttatatacataaaacttAGTTTGCAAGGTTGTCACTATTACTTTTTTGCTAGTAATGACATCTAGAGTGAAATTTATGTTTTCTGGCTGGTATATACACTAATAATACAAGAGTTTTGTGTTGTCTTAACTTCTCCTTGCTTGTTTAATGTGATGTTCTATGGTTTTATTAGTGTCATTGTATTATTAGGAAACAATGTAGCTATCCTGTGAGTTGTAGATTTTACACATGTatctatatttgtgtgtgtgtgtgtgtgtgtgtgtgtgtgtgtgtgtgacagagagagagagagagagagagagaaagggagagagagagaatatgcatgtattttttttttaaatccaaaactTTTGGAGGATTGTTTACCAGatactatttttacatttaaatttagcatattaaaaattacaggtttttttccagcttttttagacattaattttttattaacagTGTCATTTCTTTGTACCTTAAATCTTTATATTTCCAAAATCATACAAGCTTATTAGAAATTGATTCAGGATAGAAacataaagtaaatttttttaaaaaaattatcattccCAAACCCTACTATCCTCTGTTCTACTATGCAGAGGTAAccaatgtttttgtttctgcatTCTTCAAGACTTTATCTTGTGTGTTAGCTTTGTGTTGCTAACACAACATCAGAGATCATCAAtttaaaggaaaggtttattttggctcacagtttaggaagtttcagtccatagttaaTAGACTCATTGCTTTGGGGACTATGGTGAGGCAGTAAATGGTATTTGTAACACATGGCAAAGGAAGCCGCTCATCTCACAACAgccaagaagcaaaaagaaagaaagtgtcaTAGACCAGTGTTCCATAAGTCCTGTCAAGAGCAAGCCCCTGGTGATGAGACTACTTCCCACTAGACCCCAATCCTTACGTTTCCACCATCTCCTAATATTGCCATGGGCCAATCAAGCCTTTATCACATAGTCTTTTAGGATCAGtgtagatccaaactatagcagccAGTACAtgtaaacacatttttcttttattcttgtttttgaacatgaacatgaataaaatatgcaCATCATATTTTACAGTGTTCATCTTTCACTCAGTGACTTATTGAAAGTTTGTTATATAGCAGACTCTGGACAAAGacattttctcttgtgttttagAATTTACAGTCTAGCAGAGATAACTTACTATATCAGAGCATAAAAATATGTACCATACTTTTTAATGGCTGTGTAATAGAACATAGTATAGTAATATCAGTCATTATTTAATTATACAATATTATgagttttttaatctttactgttatagaaaacactaaaatataCATCTTTTTTACGTATATATTTGAATACTTTTGTGACTATGGGGTAGAATTCTAGTAGGTATTAGAGAGACATAGTGAGTGAAAATCTCTAGTGAATTTTAATTCCTGTCTGATGGTTAGTGTTGATTTTTTTGGGTagcttcatttttgttgttttcaatatttttatttttttgttttgtaagttCATCTTATTAAGTCACTCATTAACACAAAAATTTATTAATCTGTTTTTTCTTTACTAGGATatgaaaattgtacatatttatgtggtaTAATTTTCTTAGGTTTAATTTGCTCAAAGACTTATACATGTACAAAAAGGGAACGGTCATTCTACATCATTGGCAAAGCAGTAAAATTAATAGTAAAAGCATTTTAGAggttttaggttttcttttttaggtaGTATTAACTAGAATGTTTCTAGTGAATGTTTAACCCTGTCTTTCTAAACATTTTTCCGCTATGCCAGATTAATTATTGTTGAtgctaaaattcatattttattaatgaaatcCAGTATGTTGATAACTAAAGTAAaaagtttatagtattttttaatttctttaattcgaatgagtaatttttaaatttgggtttCTTCTTAAAGAATCAAgattataattatctttttttctttgtagtgtgGGGAGGTTAATGGAAGGACATACCTGTTATGGTGTTTATTTCAGCATAGTTTACTTATCCTAATCTTATAATTGTTGAAAAGATTGAGGTTGTTTCACAATGTTCTGATGTAACACAATCTTCATAACTATTATATAACACTGAATGACTATCTTAGCagaattatgtaatttatttaattgcaaatttctttttgttcctaCAGTTATTAATATTTCACACTGTCTACCCAGTGAACGTTTCATCAGATGCCCCTTTGGCACCTCAGACTGAATACGttgaaactaaatttattttttcctctttgcagaACCTCTATGTAGCAACACAAAGCAATAGTTTAGCTGCTTAGCTCTTGTCTATGGGTGTTTTCATGttacaataacaaaattaaatagtCATGATAGAAACCATATGAcctacaaagcctaaaatatttactatttggacCTTTACAGGACATATTTTCCTATGTCTATTCTAGAACATTgagaaacaccaaaaaaattcagtgatgccaaaaatatttgttaaattaaaataggGAACAGAAACTTGAAAACTatattgaaaagagaaatagtTAATGGCTAATATTAATGTTGAACTCTTAGAATTACCTGCTACTGAAGTTGATGCATCCAGTATAGGATTTGGGAAAATCTTCCCCAAACCTAATCTGAACATTAcagaagaaactaaagaagactCTGATGAAATGCCCTCAGAATGCATTTCTAGAAGGGAGTTGGAAAAGGGCAGAATTTCCAAAGAAGGTAATATTATGAAATAAACCAGTTTATATTCCATTTCACAGTTCTTTAACTACATAGAAACAAAACAAGTCCATTTATATCAAGAAACATAACTTAAAGCATAAACATCAATTTTTATCTGATTAATGTTTGTTATCTCTTTTGGGTTTTAAACCCCATACTTCATAGGTAAATTTCCTTTTCATACTGTTTCCTGCTTAtattcatttgggaaaaatatttcttttcattcctaAAACTTTTTTATATggcatgtaaaataaataattatatccACAAGTCTGGAGTTATGTGTTACAAATATAGAACTGTtaattgataatttatttttctctgttgtggATTTAACACACTATATCTGAGATGCATACAAAGCAACTCTAAAACAATGTTGATGAttcaaaatgcatattttagaattttatattctcacataatagtttttcacttttaaaagattttttactgtttagttcatttcagaaaaatataaggTTTTTGGACTATTCgtaacatgtaattttttttccacaataatGAGAGATAGACTTCCAGCTAGCATTTTTGCATGTAACTTCTAGTTATGAAGAACAGATTGCTTAGTGAACTTGGGAAACTATAAAGGGAACCTGAAATACATTTGTCTGAAATACACGATTGTTATTTTGGAGTACTTCATAATTATTGTTGAATATGGAAGTGGCTTGTggtttggaaaatttattttaatcaaaatgttaTACAAACAATATCAGATATGCTTTGCTCTTTAATAAAGTAACTCATCTTAGGACctttaatagtaaatattttattaaacagatTTTAGTATTTATAGATGTCAGAGATTTTTCAAAACAATACttaaattttttccttataatcatttcagatttttaatttgtattgtaTACCCATCAGTAATATTGTTACTAATATCTATGGCTTTAACATTTTCATAAAGCCTATTTTACCTGTTTAATAGCTATTTGCATGTTTtaagtttctttgaaaaattggtaaaaaagattttaattttatatcttttgttttgtcttgtcttTAAGAAATGGAAACACTTTCAGTTTTCAGAAGTTATGAACCTGGCGAACCAAACTGTAGAATATATGTAAAGAATTTAGCTAAACATGTTCAGGAAAAGGTAAGTTGAACTTACAAATCGACtttgttattttacattttccccGCTGGCttccttatttattctttcttattgaatttccaggatcttaaatttatttttgggcGCTTTGTTGACTTTTCATCAGAGACACAACGAATCATGTAAGTAGCAATCATATAACCTCaagttatgttttgatttttctctgttgtgaATTTAACACTTTTTGTTATGCCaccattttccttttaaagataaAGATTTAGAATAGGAATTGACAAACTTCTTTAAATGGACATCTAGAATAGGAATTGACAAACTTCTTTAAATggacaaacaggaaaaaatacaatgtttttattttattgcaggCCATGTTGTCTGTAGCTAATCATTTTTGTAGTCCTAGCTTCAAAATAGCTgtaatacataaacaaatatttatggctttattcatgtatttctttACTTATAGGAATGGACTTTTGGTAAATTCTGCTCCTGTACCCTGCTCTAAAGCACAGGTGCTCAGGCTTTAATATACCGCATAATAATCACCTGAAGATTGTGGTGAAGCAGTTTCTTGGACCCATCTCCATAGAGTCTGGTTTTCTAGAGTGTAATAAGACTCAGGAGTTTGCATTTCTCAAAAGCTTTTGGGTGATATGAAGCTACTGGTCCAAAGAGgacactttgaaaaatattattttagtggtTTATCCAAGAATATACAGTAACcaggaaagttttttaaaaatttgtactctGGCAAGAAAGTTCTCATCTTTTAATTGAACTGTATTAGTCAAAGCTAGCAATTCTGTGAAATAGAAGAAAGGGATGTGATTCATTATTGCTATAAAGCTAATATTTGaagttataatttcattttttaaaattttgtactagttaatttcaaagtaaagattctttgtcatataaataaaaagtagaatgaaGTAGAAGATGAGAAATATTTGAATGGAGTTAAAATAACAAGTTAGTTTTGTTTTAACTTTCAGtcaaaaaagtactttttaattcTTATCTGACCTGCTTGTCTTTTTCGATAGATATACAGGGATAGGACCACATCTTAACATTCTCCATCTGTATTCATTAGTGGCAGATGTCTCATCAGGatatcaagtttatttttctgGCCATGCAAAATGCTGTTCTTTTTTGTTGCCAATAGGACGTGATtgtacagggggaaaaaattatGTATGCATTCATATAAGTAcgtttgtgtatatatgtaaacgTTATTTTCAGTGCTGTCTATAATAAGAATttgaactgaaaatatatttctatgttGAGAAAACTGTAGGTAGCAAAATAGTATATTGTTTCCCATGAGACTGACCATGTGATTAAAAAAGgtcagtgcatttttttttaattaatacctTTACATGTTAGTATTCTTTTCCCATCCAGTACACCATATCTTAGTGGAAAATTATACTCTCATTTATCTAAGTAGTTTTGGAGTATAGATTTCTCTCAGAAATGTTGAAAAATGAGTATGCTGTAGAATGATAGAACACTGTACTAGGAATAGACTCTGTGAATTAAGCCATCTACTTTTCAGAGTCTTCTCTCTAGGTATCACTTTAAAATGATAGTTTTGACTAGAAAATAAGCAAGGTCTTTTTCTATCCTGATACtataatttcttcccttttttttcctcttaatcttTTTAGTTATTAGGATCTATTTTGCtataattgtacaagcatggaatatatcttattatgattaggaccccattcttatggatgtacaccatagtgagattcactatggtatgTTCGtatatatacataagaaaattatttcagatttatttcacagtcttcccttttcttgcatgccctcctttcccttcatttcacttcatctaatctactgaatatctattcttcccctctccccgcATTATAATTTCttgtagtaataataataataaaataaattactcaGTTGCTTATATTTGGTTCCTATTAATCTTCTATCCTTGGTCGtatggtttattttttgtttatttgttgttgtcaCTTTGAGCAGAAAGTATTGAATTGATTGCaagaaactttttgaaaatagGGATATATGTGGCAAACCTAAGTAATAGAAACATACCTAGCATGGACAGGactctgagtttaatctccaaaacaataacaaccaaaaaCTGTGTGTGCTTTTACTGTtactttataacttttaaataacataaatatatgtgtaagaGTTAAAATAGAGATTCACACATCATGAAATTTGTATTACCTACTTGtagaaaaatagaatacaaaatagaattttagaaagCCTGACTAACTAATGTGTTAATCAGAGagtatagtcatttttattttgaaatagcaaCTTTTGAATTGTTGACCACATTCTTATTCATCGCATcaaaatcattttacattctttgaaACAAAACTACTTTTCTTACTTGACTTCTAGGTTTGATATACGCCTGATGAAAGAAGGTCGCATGAAAGGACAAGCTTTCATTGGACTTCCAAATGAAAAAGCAGCAGCAAAAGCCTTAAAGGAAGCAAATGGATATGTTCTTTTTGGAAAACCCATGGTGGTTGTATCCTTTAAATCAATCTATTTCAAAACTATGTAAttttggggaaaagggtataACTGAAATTAATTCTCATGTTACCCTTTAAAAAGCTCATCTGGCATTCTACCTTGAAATATGCAGTTACAGTTAAACTTTTCTTAGCTGAATCAGGTGATGATTTTATTTAgacttttattagaaaataaggtAACTTAAGCATGAGGTTATTAaattttagccaagtttactTAATATTTCACTTACAACAGCTCAAAAGTACATTTTCTTACTAAGCCTTACAAAGGGTATCTGGAAATACATTTGGAGTCACAAAAACATTATTCATTATACCGTTATTATTCTCTcgtattattattcatatttttgcttGATAATTTTAATATCCAGATTATATCATTGGTTAATCATCTTTTAGTCATTAATGTATAAAGGTAGAAAGTTCAGATATAAAAACTAATGATATAAAAACTAAAGGAAAGGCTAATTTTTATTCCCCTCCCCCCACAATgattatgtagaaaaaaaattactttcatttttgtgaaggaaaccttaattttaaaatattagcagtTTGCTCGATCTGCTAGACCCAAACAAGATGcgaaagaagggaaaagaaagtgtTAAATATTAACAAAGGTAAGtgtggagaaaatataaaaagacaagaCTTTCTATACAAGCAAAATTAAAGAAGTATAAAAGCCTGATAGAATAATAATTATGATACCTCTTAAGAATTTTAAGGAAATTTCTGTGTATACAGTTGATTCCAGAAAACGTCAGAATTATTGACTGCAGAATAAAGTTCATTTGTATGTAAAAATTAAGTTTggagaaagaattttataaagtatatgtctataaatatttatttataaagaagtgggttttaacctttaaaatgttaaatccGTTAGAGAGCTTGGTAAAACAGTCTGCTAGGCTTCTCCCTCCCTACCAAGAATTTCTCATTCAGGAAAACTGATGTGGGTGACAAGTCATCCTAGTTTTCCTGTGACTGAGGGATTTCTCAGTGTACACTACCTTCGGTGCTAAAAAGATCCGGCATGCCAGAACAAGTTGGTTACTCTGTGTGGCACCTGGTAATTTGTATAGCGTGTTCCCTCATAATAAGGCAGCTTGGTCCAGAGCCCACACTTAGAAACTGACAGGAAACAGTTAAAGAAAGATTTTCCAACTCTTAAAAttctgcagtgctgagaatatacaattaattattaatataaaatgttaaaaaaaatttgtggaattaaattttttttcctctggatcaagcaattttaatgttatgattagaaataataaattaggCATTATATATTCTAAAGTTTGTTACTTAAGAAATAAGCAGAAGtaaattactttccttttttaaaaaaagaaatttctccttttttaaactGGAAGGACATGAAATAAATTGGTCAAAATTACTGTTGTCTAGCTGAAAAAAtgctaaataagaaaattttgcaATGTTTAGTCTCTCTGAGATGCCTTGgatatttgaattttgtttcaaAGTATCTATACTATTGTAACCAGACGTCAAGTATCTTAGGGGAAAAATTGAATAATTTCAGTATgttttaaagtcatttatttgtaaatctaatgctgaaaaaataagaaaaaattaaactgcATTCTGCTGTTCTTCTTTAGAAGCATTCCTGCGTAAATACTGCTGTAATACTGTCATGCAAAGTGTATCCTTTCTTGTTGTATCCTTTTTGGGGcagtgttttttggttttttcctaGAGATATTTTTTCACTTTCCTATCCACTGATCCAGATTAAGTAGTgatttttctatacttttattcAAGTGAACTATTTCTAAAAGTATTTCTATAGCTTGAACAGGTTTGTTGTTGAATTTTCTGTGCTTTCATTTATGTTGTATAGTTTTGCCAAGGAAAGTTAGTGAATCAGGTCAACTTAGAGAATGATGCATTTGTTTAAACAGAGAAtgtggtctttcttctatttatgtaTTTCCTAAATCTAATTCAGtaacatgttttttattttatgatacaCCTGGTTTAGGTGTTCTGTATAACATGCTCTCCAATTTGaatgggaatttttttaatgtacatataTTGAAATAACTGGATTTCTGTATAAATGCCAAATAAGAATAGCACACCTCACATATGAAGTCttcattttgaaatcttttttgaCAGAGATAGCAGTAGAAGTTTCTTCTCCCTGTTTCTTttcctaaacaaacaaaaaataataataataaggaaagagaaaaaaacataatgTTGACTTAGGGTAGTTCAGTAAGTGAAAAGAAATGAACCTGGTAGAAATATAAGAACAGAGATTTCCAGACCAGTTGGTGTCCAAAATCCACTGGaacacagtggttctcaaatttggCTGCACATTGGAACACCGTGGGAacgttaaaaaaaattatatatatatgactttaaaaggggggaaaaataaccttaaatatatattgatatcTAGTTCCTTCCCTCCCACAGAGTTTAGATTTAATTGGTTTGGGGCATACCATGGATGTTGAAATTTTTCAAGCCTTTCTAATGTGCAGTCAAGGTAGAAAGCCACCAAAGAAGGCTTTTTATGCATAAAGATTCCTAGACTGTGTGAAACAACACTGATGAATTAGAACCTCGAGAATGAGGTCCAATAACCAAATTTGAAAAGGTTTCCTTAGTAATTTTAAGGACT
This genomic interval from Urocitellus parryii isolate mUroPar1 chromosome 11, mUroPar1.hap1, whole genome shotgun sequence contains the following:
- the Rnpc3 gene encoding RNA-binding region-containing protein 3, yielding MAAPEQPMPIPRGCPSSTSLSPPRGDRTLLVRHLPAELTAEEKEDLLKYFGAQSVRVLSDKGRLKHTAFATFSNEKAAIKALTRLHQLKLLGHTLVVEFAKEQDRIHSPCSTSSTEKKKRSDDTVEDDKEKKEFGCLTIENGIAPNHGLTFPLNSCLKYMYPPPSSTILANIVNALASVPKFYVQVLHLMNKMNLPTPFGPITARPPMYEDYMPLHAPLPPTSPRPPEDPPLPNEDEELSSKESEYESSDDEDRQRMTKLMELANFQPKRPKMVKQRHVRKKRKIKDMLNTPSSSSHSNVHPVLLPSDVFDQPQPVGNKRIEFHISTDLPAALKKDLEKEQNCEEKNSELPATEVDASSIGFGKIFPKPNLNITEETKEDSDEMPSECISRRELEKGRISKEEMETLSVFRSYEPGEPNCRIYVKNLAKHVQEKDLKFIFGRFVDFSSETQRIMFDIRLMKEGRMKGQAFIGLPNEKAAAKALKEANGYVLFGKPMVVQFARSARPKQDAKEGKRKC